In the Corynebacterium anserum genome, CTAATGAGGTGTTCAAGATAGGCTGGGTCGATGCTCACGGGGTAATCCTAGCTTCTCTCAGGGCTGGAACTTGCGTACGGGAGAGCTCTGGGTTGCATGTTGTGAACGGGCATGGTGCGAGTGTTTTGGGAAGCGGATAATGAACTCTCACAGCTACACCCGGTATTTGGCTGTGGAGTCAAAAGAGGCAAAATTTAGGCGCTTTGCCAGCGCATACGGCCATCGGAGGCCGGAGCACACACCATTGGTTTACCTGTGCTACTGACTCCGGTGCCTCCATTGCAGAATGCGCCTGGGTGAACAGTCCGTCCACCCGCAGGGGCAGGTGGTGTGTATGCAGGAGCTGAGGGTGGGGTGTATGCGGGAGCCGGAGACTGTGCAGGAGCGACGAATCCATGCTTCTCATTATTTTCTTTTTCCTGATAGCCAGGAGTATCTTCTTCGATTTCAGTGGTAACTGGAGCTGATTCAGCTTCTGAGGCGGAGCTCTCAGAGGACTTGGTAGGTGAAGATTCAACAGTCGAAGTTTCCGACTCTTCTACTAGTGGTTCATCGGTTACAGGAGACGGATGTGAGTTTTGAGGTTCCGAGAGGGTGGAAAATACACCGACAAAGAACAGGCCAACGCTGATCATGGTGATAACTCCCCAGTGCTTTTTCGTTGGTGGTTTTGATGGACTGATCTGATCAGCTTTTTCGCGAATGAAGAACCAGATTGAAGGGAGAAGAAAAGCAGCTGCGAGGAAATAAAAAGACTTACTTTCATCAGAAGCTGAGCCACCAAGGAGGATGAATAAACCGATGATGATGCTTACTGAGGCCAGTATTGTTTTCCACCATGCTGTCTTTGTCCTACGTGGAGGCCTGTTTTGCGTTGGTGATTCGTTTTTAGCTGAAGGTGTGAGGTAGGGGTTGGTCATAGATAGTCCTCTATTTTATGTCGTGAGTAGGGGTATCTTGCGCAATTGTTTAATCGACACCAAGGTTTTGGTAAAGATTCATGCGCGCATTTTTAATTCGATCTCTGTCGCATTTTGAGTTTTCATACAAGGTCGTGAATCTGGTCGATTCCGCTGTTGAAGTGAGGCGTAGCTTAGCGTATGGGTTAGAGCAGATGAGTTTGTAATTCGATACGCTTGTTCCGTTCCGGGTCCTGAATGATCATAGTTTGGGATGGAATACTTCATTTTGTATGTCATTCTCGGCATATGTGGAGCGGCTGACGGAAGAGGTTAGTCTGGGTAACTCTCGCAACCCACACCGTCGCCGTCGCTGTCGTGATCGGGTATGTAAAGCCCGTCGCCCGCGTGTGTTTTGTGTCCGATTTGAGCACAGGTTAAGACCTTTCCTGAAGTATGTTCAGGTACAGGCTGATCAGTCATCATTTGGTTGGCGCATTGCTGTGTCCATCCGCTAGAGCCATCGGTGAAGAATGTTGTTCCAGCTTCATGCAGAGCAGGGTCGCCACACGATGCTATAGTCTTGTTCATTTTGGATGGTGTTGCCTGTCCCGGTGCTTCGGTAAAACCGGTTGGGGATGTCGATGCGGGGTCATCGGCACGTGAGACAGATGTGGACTCCGCGGTTTGCCTCAAGGTGGGGTTTGGGTGGGCCTTGGAGCTAGATGGTTGTGATGAGGATGCGGTAGTAGGCAGTGCGGATGTGTCGCTCTTGGGTGCGGCGGTGTTGGCAGAGTTGCAAGCGGTGGCGAATGGAATAGCGACGAACACTGCGATGATAAGAGTGCGCCTAGCAGTACGTGTGATGAACATGCTTCTTCCTCAGCAATGGCTAAGTTATAATTTTATTTTGCATAAAAAATTTATGCTTGCGGAAAGTATAACTGTGCGTGGGGGTTTTGCATATTGCGGTCGTAGAGCCGGGATTTGTGGTATCGAGTTGTCTGTTTACTCGCTGCGAGCTTAGCCCTAGTTATGGCTGATTGGGGGGTGATCGTCGATATGAATGAGTAGGTAGGCCCCCAGTTTTATTATTAATCAATGAGTGGAGTTGCTTCAAATAACCACTCAAAAGCTAGGGAAATAGTTCGTTATGATATTAACCACGATTCTGGAACAGAAAATAAATATCTTCCTATTTCATTGGAGTTATCGCTTCTTTTTTGAAGCGTCTACTGTTCGTCGCAATTCAGTAGTTTTCGTTTTATCTCAGTTACGGCCTAAAGATCGGAGTGAGTATTCTTATGCTGGGGTGAGAGGTTTAAGATTTGTTTTGCGTCAACCCTCTAGAAATTTGCGGTGAGATAGTTCGTCGTGCCGATTAGCTTTGGCTAGGCAATGGCTTATATAGATCAGTACGCGACACTGAGCTTTCCTTTCGTATAGCGTGGGGAATAGGATACGAGGTAGGTAACCCGCTTACGCTCTTTCGGAGATGAGAGAGATGGTGGCGATCATGATATCACTTCCTAGATTTATTTGCCTTTTCATAAGGTTAGTTCGAAGCGGTTAGCTTTGGGGTTGAAAGTCGTCGGGATTATTTCTGACGATGTATTCCCAGTGAACACGTGAGGTAATTTGTTGGAGAACCTGGCGAATAGTGAGCGGGAGTGCTGGCTCTTCGTGTTGTAGTCGTCGCAATCGGCGGGCAGAAGATGCGAAAGGACTGAAAGGAAAAAGGTACCGGAGAGGAAAACAAAAATAACCCCGGGCGCTGGATAGCCAAATTATCCAGCCCCACGGGGCTACCTCCCAAGACTACATGAAAGAAAAACCATGAGAATTCTGAGCTATTGGCCGTACATCGTCTACCTCCTCAGCGGCCTGCTATTCATCGCCGCGGGATCCCATCCGGCATGGATGCTCGTACCGCTGACATGCGCCTGCATTGGAGGATCAGTCGAGCGATCTCGTGTGGAGTCCGCAAAAATCCCGGAAGAAGTTCCGTAGCAACCGGAATTACCGGAACCATCGGAATGACCGGAAAGAATCATTAGCCACCTGACCTGCACAAACGCCAAACCCCCACGTCGCGAGGACAATGGGGGTTTAGCGCTGACGTTTCAAGAGGAGAAATGACCGTTCGTGAATTGCATCCTTTCTGTTGACCAGTGAGACCTACAGTAGGGCTTGATTATTAAGGGAAGCTGTGGGAGCTCTGACAGGTCGTTACGCATTGCTTCAGTGCTTCATTAACGGTCTTCCCCGGCGTGGGAGGGGGTGTCGTGTCAAAGAATGGAGAGGGGTGGCGTCGTATAAAAATAGAAATATCCTCCTGCAAACGGTGACGGAGAGCACTGTGCCCCACTAGGCTAGGCGGAGGACACAGAAGAAATCCCGATTATTGAGGAGAACATAATGGTTCAGCGCGTAGGTGTTATCGGTGCGGGCCTGATGGGTGCCGGCATTGCAGAAGTTGCCGCCAAGGCGGGCAGTGACGTCTTGGTATGGGAGGCCAAGCAGGAATTCGCCGACGCCGGCAAGGCTCGCCTGGAGAAGTCTTTGAGTAAGGCTGTTGAGCGCGGAAAGTTGTCGGAAGAGGATCGCGACGCAGCGCTAGGGCGCCTGACTTTCACTACCGAACTCAAGGATTTCGCCGACCGTGAGATCGTCATTGAAGCCATCATCGAAAATGAGGATGTGAAGAAGGACGTTTTCCGTCAGCTGGATGAGATCGTTGAGGATCCGAAGGCGGCACTGTGCTCCAACACATCTTCCCTGCCAATCCAAACCATCGCCTCCGCAACCAAGAATCCGGGTCGAGTGCTTGGTCTGCACTTCTTTAACCCAGTGCCAGTCTTGCCACTGGTAGAGGTTATTCCAGCTCTGACCTCTGACGAAGAGGTTGTGGAGCGTGCTCAGACCTACGCAACCGAGGTACTCGGCAAGAAGGCTGTACGGGCGAAGGATCGCTCCGGCTTTATCGTTAACTTCCTGCTGGTGCCTTACATGCTTTCCGCTGTGCGCATGGTGGAACAGGGCGTTGCTACTGCTGAAGACATCGACACCGGCATGAAGCTCGGTGCTGCTCACCCAATGGGTCCGCTGACACTTGCTGACATGGTTGGCCTTGACACCTGTGCTTTTATCGCCGATGTGATGTATAAGGAGTACGGCGATCCTTCCTACTCCTGCCCTCCATTGCTACGTCGTATGGTCACTGCGGGGCACCTTGGCCGCAAGTCCGGCAAGGGTTTCTACGATTACTCCTAGCCTTTTGCTGCCGTAAATCCTTGCTCGTTGCGCGTCACCCGTGAAGGGCGTCGCGCCTACTAGGAGCTTTGATCATGGGGTTTACCAGGGGATGTGATGCAGGATGGTGGTTTTCACTCGCTGGTGTTTGTAACGGGTCAGCAACGGCTTGACAACGGGTTCACAACGCCATTCGTAAAGTAGCCTGTGAAAAATCCCTTCTGTGCTCCCCACGGCGACCAGCTGAGAAATTTTTCCGTAAGGTCGGATATGTCGGCACCTGCGAAAGACGCATGGTCCATTAACAAAGACTAAGGAGACGCGTATGTCTACCGATGAACTGAAGAACAAGGCAGAGAACCTGGGCGGCAAGGCTAAGGAAGGTCTTGGCGAGGCTACTGGCAACGATTCTCTCAAGGACGAAGGCCGCGCTGACCAGACCAAGGCTGGTATCAAGGAGAAGGCTAACGAAGCAAAGAACAAGATTGCTGACGCAGCCAACAAGCTCATTGGCGACGCCGGCGAGTAAGCCTGCTGCCAAAACTCCAGCGGGGGCGCAGCCGTTCCCCGCTAAACTGTGAAGCGTGAACAATGTGAATGAAGCGCTAAGAAAAAGCGCATAATGCGCCGATAGTCGGGCTCCTGCTCCATCTCATGATTGGGTGGAACAAGAGCCCGATTTTTAATGTGCTGATGGGGCTGTGTTGACGTGGCTCGACGGTGACATGACCCCTCAGTCCCGAAAGAGACCTCGGTGAGAAGGCGCCATGATGGACGAGGGGCAGAGTACTCCGCTTGTCGAGGGTCAGAGTGCCTTGTCGGCCTCTGTTGCCGCAGCATCTACCACATCGAGGAGGAACTTCAGCTCCTCGACAGAGGTGACCAACGGGGGAGCCAGGTGTACGCGGTTGCCAGAGACCATAGGCCACACTCCGGCTTCCTTGGCGGCAGCACCGAAAGCAGCCATGCCTTCAGGACCTAGCGGAGCCTTTGTATCTTGGTCTGCCACGAACTCGATGGCCCAGAAGAAACCCTTGCCGCGAACATTGCCGATGGAGTTATGCTTCTGTACGAGTTCATTGAGGCGAGGCTCGATGATTTCCTCACCCTGTTTCGCCACTTTGTCGAAGATGTTTTCTTTTTCGTAGACCTCAAGAGCAGCAACGCCAGGTGCGCAGGCCACAGGGTGCCCGGAGTAGGTCAGTCCACCTGGGTATGGTGTGTCGTCAAAAGTTGCTTTGACAGCTGCGGTCATCATTACCCCGCCAAGAGGAACGATGCCGGCATTCACTCCTTTGGCGAATGTGACGATGTCCGGTTGCAGGATCTTTTCAGTGCAGTGTTGCTGGCTCAGCTCGGAACCACTTGAAACCTGCTCCGGGCCGTTGTGATGGGCAACTGTTTTACCTGCGTGCTCGTAGGCGAAGAGCTTGCCGGTGCGTCCGAAACCAACCATGACTTCGTCGGCGATCCAGAGAATACCTTTGCGGTCGCAGATCTCACGTACACCTGCCAGGTAGCCTTCTGGTGGGACGATCACTCCGGAGGAGCCGACAACGGACTCAATGAGGACTGCTGCCACATCGTCCTCGAAATCAATGGTGTCTTCTAGGTGCTGCAGCGCGCGCTCGCATTCTTCCTGTTCGTTTTTCGCGTGGAAAGCAGAACGGTAGTGGAAAGGTCCCCAGAAGTGTTTGATATCTCCATCAGTGGTGGGGTTACCGTGACGGCGTGCTTCACCAGTGGCCATGATGGCGGATCCCGTAGCGCCATGGTAGCTGCGGTAGGCTGTGAGGATCTTGGAGCGTCCAGTGTGTTTACGAGCCATACGGATAGCGTGCTCGACAGCATCCGCGCCTCCGTTGGTGAAGAAAATGTGTGAGAATTCGCCTTGTGCTTTATCGATGATGGCGGCCGCGAGTTCGCCACGGGAATCGTTTGCGAACGCAGGGTTGAGGTTGCTCACCCGTTGTAGCTGAGTAGTGATGGCCGCGACGAGTGCTGGGTGGCCATGACCTAGGTTGGCGCTGACTAGTTGGGAGGCAGCGTCGAGGTAGCCTTTGCCCGAGTAATCGTAGATCCATGCGCCTTCAGCCTTGGCAATGGGTAGAGGGTTGATTTTTGCTTGCGCACTCCAGCTGTGGAACACGTGGTTGCGGTCGTTGGAGCGGGCGTGCTGTTCGGCGGCTTCGGCCTCTTTAGACCCGACGCCAACCGTCTCACCCTGTGAGTTGAGAAATTCTTTGATGCTCAATGGGAAAGAATTTTGTGCCATAAGTGGGCCTCGTACTAACTATGGGGAATCGGTGATTTTTCAACGTGCATGACTATGTCAGCTGGTAATTCTCCACTGTAGCGAAAAGCTGTGGAAGGGATGGGACAAGCCCCGTGAGTATGAACTCAGCGTGAGACGCCCTTTGATGCCAGTAGGCTCGTCTCATATATTGAGACTGTCGCCCGTAGTTATCGTTGAGGTTGAGTCCTTCATTCAGAGGCTGTGACTGTCGTTGACGTCGTTGAAGCCGAATCGCTTTAAACGCTCACGATCCGCAGCCGAGCCCGATGCCGTCAGCCTTAGTAGCTCCGAGTAGATACCACCTGATGTCGCCAGGTCAGCAGGAGAGCCAACCTCATCCACACGTCCTTTATCCAATGTGACGATGAGATCCACATTGGCGATTGTGGATAGACGGTGAGCGATGACTAAAGTGGTGCGGCCAATCATCAACTCTTCCAACCCCGCTTGCACCACGCGTTCAGCTTTCGTGTCCAAAGCTGATGTCGCTTCATCGAGAACGAGAACAGGGGCATCCTTTAACATGGCCCGGGCCACCGCAATGCGCTGCTTTTGCCCGCCGGAGAGCCGCAGACCGCGCTCACCTATGAGCGTGTCATAGCCATCTTTGAACCCCATGATGAACTCGTGGGCGAATGCACGTTTGGCGACGGCGGTGATCTCCTCTTCGGTGGCTTCCGGCCGTGCGTAGGCAATGTTTTCTCTAATGGTTCCGGAGAAGAGGGCAGGTTCTTGGAACACCACACCAACAGAAGATCGAAGGGTGTGTGCAGAGGTTTCGGTGACTTCCGCACCACACACGCGGAGCGAGCCAGAGCTTGGTGTATACAAACCCAAGAGCAAGTTGACGAGGGTGGATTTGCCACCGCCGGATTCTCCAACCAAGGCGACCTTCTGACCCTTCGTTGCCGAGAAACTAACTTCTCGTACAACAGGTTCGCCCTCGTTGTAGGAGAAACACACTCGGTCGAACTCGATGACAGGACCTGTTGCCGACGGAGAAAGTTGCGGCACGCTGCCAGCTCGGACTTCCTCCTCTGAGACCATCATGCTGCCACCTGGTGTGGCGGCGTCGATCAGGGTCGGGGATGCAGCGGGTTCTTCTAGTTCCTCCATGGCTTCAAAATATTCGCGAGAGCCTGCACCCGCGCGTTGGGCAGTGTCCACCAGCCAGCTCATCATGGTGGCGGGTTGCCGAGCCATCACCACATATTGCAGTAGGAGAACGAGTTCACCGATAGAGAAGTGGCCATGAAGAGTGCGCCAGAAAAGCATCAAATAAATGGCGAAAAATATGACGTTGAGCGCGCCCATCCGTACCGTATCCATCGCATGCCAATAACGGGACTGCTCTTTCGTTAAACCGATGACATGGGCGAAATGACCTTGGAATAAGCGGAGTTCTCTCAACTCGGTCACGAAGCTTTTGACGACCTTGACCTGACCGATTACCTCAGCGAAACGTCCCTGAGCACGGTCGATGTGCTCATTTTTCTGCTTCTCCCATACCACCCATTTCTGAGAAGTACGCGTGGTGAGGTACAGATACATCGGAAAAATCACAGCTAACAGCAGAGCTAGGGGCCAGTAGTAGACGGCGCATACACCCAGGATCATGCCGACGGTGAGCAACATGGAAAAGAAGTTATTGGCGAAGGATTTGAAGAAATCCGTCAATCCAAGGATGGAACGATCCAAACGGGAGATAATGGTGCCGGTTACCTGATCGTCGTAGTAGCGCTGCGGAAGTGCCAGTAACTTAGCGTAGTAGCGGTTTGACAGGATCTGACGCATGCGGGTCGCCATGACGTCGCCAAACCACCCACCTATATTGCGGATAACGGTGCCGCCAAGTTCGGCGACTAGGAGACCGATAGTGAGCCAAATAATGGTGGAGGTGGCCGCGTCAACGGAAGAGCGGCCGGCTAGCGCGTCCACGATAGCGTCCGTAGCTCGTGCCACGAGGAAAGGGGTAGCCATGGCTAATACGGCGGTGAGGATGGAGGTGATGATCACCACCACATAAAACGGCCATAGTTCTTTTGTGGAACGCAAGATCCGTGACAAGGACTTCAGCATGAGGCCAGACTAAGCCCAGTAGAGGATTGGTGAAAAATCACGCAACCCCAGGTACCTTCTCAGGAGCCAAATTAGCGGTATCGGTGTCAAGCGAACGGGGCAGCCGCGGCAATACGCTCGCACGCTTCGTTCAAGATGTCGCGGGAGGTCGCAAAGTTTAGACGGACATGCCCCTTACCTTGAGGGCCGAACGTCGTACCTTCTGAGAATGCCACGTGAGCTTTCTTGAGAAGAGTCTCCGCTGGATTAACCTCTAGTCCTGGTACGGCAGACAGATCCAGCCAAAGTAAAAAGCTGGCTTCCGGTCGAATGAAGCACGATCCCGGTAGAACCTCGGGGATGTGCTTTTCCAAGAAGTTGAGGTTTTCTTCGAGATAGTCTAGCTGACTGGATAGCCAGTCCTCTCCCTCGTTATATGCGGCGGCTGACGCCACCATGCCGAGGACGGATGGCTCTCCAGTACGGAGATTATGGACGTGTGCTAGCTGTGCGCGATCAGATGGGTTGGACATGATGATTTGCGCGCAATGCAGACCCGCGGTGTTCCACCCTTTGGAGGTTGCAGTTACGGTGACTGTTACCTCTGCTGCACACTGGCTCACGCTGGCTGTGGGAATATGGGTCTCGTCGCCATAAACGATGGGCCCGTGGATTTCATCAGAAATGACGCGCACTTTGTACTTATCCGCCAGTTCGGTGACCTCGCGTAGTTCTTCGGCCCGAAAAGCCCGCCCCAGAGGGTTATAGGGGTTGCATAATATGAGGCAGCCGACCCCATGAGGGTTGTCTGGATGTGCGAACAGTTCTTCCAGAGCTTTGAGATCGAAACCCCATTCTTGTTCCACTGCACCATTGATATCGGCTTCTGCGCCGGGCTTGTCCCTTTGGATCATTCCTACGAATGAAGCCGGGCGGTTGGTGGCTTTTGGAACTTCGAAAAACGGGTAGTAGCTCGGAAGTGTGATGACCACAGTGGAGCCCGGTGGGGTGAGTTCTTCAACGGCGACAGCCACGCCTTTGACCACATCGGGCACGGTGCGAACCCATTCGGGTTGGATTTCCCAGCCGTAGTGGCGCGCGCTGAAGCGGGCGACGGCTTCCTCCACCGGGAAACCTGCACCACGGTAGCCGAAGTATTCGCGATCCACAGCATCGCGGATGGCGTCATTGACGACTGGACAAGTGCTGAAATCGGATTCAGCTACCCATAGGGGGAGGACATCCTCGCCGTACCGTGTCCATTTCAT is a window encoding:
- a CDS encoding 3-hydroxybutyryl-CoA dehydrogenase, with amino-acid sequence MVQRVGVIGAGLMGAGIAEVAAKAGSDVLVWEAKQEFADAGKARLEKSLSKAVERGKLSEEDRDAALGRLTFTTELKDFADREIVIEAIIENEDVKKDVFRQLDEIVEDPKAALCSNTSSLPIQTIASATKNPGRVLGLHFFNPVPVLPLVEVIPALTSDEEVVERAQTYATEVLGKKAVRAKDRSGFIVNFLLVPYMLSAVRMVEQGVATAEDIDTGMKLGAAHPMGPLTLADMVGLDTCAFIADVMYKEYGDPSYSCPPLLRRMVTAGHLGRKSGKGFYDYS
- a CDS encoding CsbD family protein; translation: MSTDELKNKAENLGGKAKEGLGEATGNDSLKDEGRADQTKAGIKEKANEAKNKIADAANKLIGDAGE
- a CDS encoding aminotransferase class III-fold pyridoxal phosphate-dependent enzyme, whose translation is MAQNSFPLSIKEFLNSQGETVGVGSKEAEAAEQHARSNDRNHVFHSWSAQAKINPLPIAKAEGAWIYDYSGKGYLDAASQLVSANLGHGHPALVAAITTQLQRVSNLNPAFANDSRGELAAAIIDKAQGEFSHIFFTNGGADAVEHAIRMARKHTGRSKILTAYRSYHGATGSAIMATGEARRHGNPTTDGDIKHFWGPFHYRSAFHAKNEQEECERALQHLEDTIDFEDDVAAVLIESVVGSSGVIVPPEGYLAGVREICDRKGILWIADEVMVGFGRTGKLFAYEHAGKTVAHHNGPEQVSSGSELSQQHCTEKILQPDIVTFAKGVNAGIVPLGGVMMTAAVKATFDDTPYPGGLTYSGHPVACAPGVAALEVYEKENIFDKVAKQGEEIIEPRLNELVQKHNSIGNVRGKGFFWAIEFVADQDTKAPLGPEGMAAFGAAAKEAGVWPMVSGNRVHLAPPLVTSVEELKFLLDVVDAAATEADKAL
- a CDS encoding ABC transporter ATP-binding protein, translating into MLKSLSRILRSTKELWPFYVVVIITSILTAVLAMATPFLVARATDAIVDALAGRSSVDAATSTIIWLTIGLLVAELGGTVIRNIGGWFGDVMATRMRQILSNRYYAKLLALPQRYYDDQVTGTIISRLDRSILGLTDFFKSFANNFFSMLLTVGMILGVCAVYYWPLALLLAVIFPMYLYLTTRTSQKWVVWEKQKNEHIDRAQGRFAEVIGQVKVVKSFVTELRELRLFQGHFAHVIGLTKEQSRYWHAMDTVRMGALNVIFFAIYLMLFWRTLHGHFSIGELVLLLQYVVMARQPATMMSWLVDTAQRAGAGSREYFEAMEELEEPAASPTLIDAATPGGSMMVSEEEVRAGSVPQLSPSATGPVIEFDRVCFSYNEGEPVVREVSFSATKGQKVALVGESGGGKSTLVNLLLGLYTPSSGSLRVCGAEVTETSAHTLRSSVGVVFQEPALFSGTIRENIAYARPEATEEEITAVAKRAFAHEFIMGFKDGYDTLIGERGLRLSGGQKQRIAVARAMLKDAPVLVLDEATSALDTKAERVVQAGLEELMIGRTTLVIAHRLSTIANVDLIVTLDKGRVDEVGSPADLATSGGIYSELLRLTASGSAADRERLKRFGFNDVNDSHSL
- a CDS encoding MalY/PatB family protein, whose product is MTETHSPSNSISIPPLDTLRARGTMKWTRYGEDVLPLWVAESDFSTCPVVNDAIRDAVDREYFGYRGAGFPVEEAVARFSARHYGWEIQPEWVRTVPDVVKGVAVAVEELTPPGSTVVITLPSYYPFFEVPKATNRPASFVGMIQRDKPGAEADINGAVEQEWGFDLKALEELFAHPDNPHGVGCLILCNPYNPLGRAFRAEELREVTELADKYKVRVISDEIHGPIVYGDETHIPTASVSQCAAEVTVTVTATSKGWNTAGLHCAQIIMSNPSDRAQLAHVHNLRTGEPSVLGMVASAAAYNEGEDWLSSQLDYLEENLNFLEKHIPEVLPGSCFIRPEASFLLWLDLSAVPGLEVNPAETLLKKAHVAFSEGTTFGPQGKGHVRLNFATSRDILNEACERIAAAAPFA